The DNA window GGCGTCCAACGGATTTTTCCCGCCATTAATCCGCAAAAAACCGGCAGCCTGCTCAAAGGTTTTGGCGCCCATCCCGGAGACTTTTTGCAATTCCTGGCGGCTGTAAAACGGGCCATTCTCGTTGCGATACTCGACGATGCGTGTAGCCAGCTTGGGACCAATGCCAGAGACGTGACCGAGCAGCGCCGGAGAGGCCGTATTGGCATCCACCCCGACGCGATTGACTACGCTCTCGACCACGATTTGCAGGGTTTCGGCGAGTTGTTTTTGATCTACATCGTGCTGATACATGCCCACGCCAATTGATTTGGGGTCAATTTTGACCAACTCGGCCAACGGGTCTTGCACCCGCCGCGCAATCGAAACCGCGCCGCGCATCGAGACATCCATATCGGGCAGTTCGGCGCGGGCCAGCGGAGAGGCAGAATAGACCGATGCGCCTGCTTCGTTGACGATGAGATACTGCAAATTTGCTTGCGTTTGCTGGATTAAATCGGCCACAAGCTGTTCGGTTTCACGCGAGGCGGTGCCATTGCCAATGGTGATTAGGGTGACAGCGTGCCGCTCGATGAGTTGATTGAGTGCCTCGAGGGCCTTCTGAGTCTTGTTTTGCGGCGCGTGGGGGTAGATCGTGGCTGTATCCAGGGGTTTGCCGGTGGGGTCTACGATGGCAACTTTGCAGCCGGTGCGAAAGCCGGGGTCAATACCCATGACAACATGCCCGGTGAGGGGCGGTTGGCTGAGCAGATTGCGCAGGTTTTGAGCAAAGATATGGATAGCGTGCGTTTCGGCGGTCTCGCTGAGTGTGCGGCGCACATCGCGCTCGATGGCGGGCAAGAGCAGACGCTTGGCGGCGTCTTCGATGGCGAACGTCAATTCTCTGGCGAATGGCGAACTCAGCCGCGGGTGAAAGTGGTCGTCTATGGCGCGCCGCCAGTCGCGTTCGGGGATGTCGATATTCACGCGCAGTACATTTTCTTTTTCGGCGCGATTGATTGCCAGAACCTGGTGCGGGCGCAGGCGATCTACATTGAGTTCGAATTCATAATAGTCTTTGTAGGTGCCGCGCGG is part of the Chloroflexota bacterium genome and encodes:
- a CDS encoding RNA-binding transcriptional accessory protein yields the protein MTHIEKIAKTLKIKTGQVANTVELLDAGNTVPFISRYRKEATGGLDEEQIRQIEEQLKTLRALDERRKTVLKTITEQEQLTPELENQINAVETRAELEDIYRPYKPKRQTRASIARKKGLGKLADFILQQPQGKQPPEEIAAAFRNAEVPDEETALAGARDIVAEQISDHAAIRKTTRQKALEWGQQFTQKAADADDPRGTYKDYYEFELNVDRLRPHQVLAINRAEKENVLRVNIDIPERDWRRAIDDHFHPRLSSPFARELTFAIEDAAKRLLLPAIERDVRRTLSETAETHAIHIFAQNLRNLLSQPPLTGHVVMGIDPGFRTGCKVAIVDPTGKPLDTATIYPHAPQNKTQKALEALNQLIERHAVTLITIGNGTASRETEQLVADLIQQTQANLQYLIVNEAGASVYSASPLARAELPDMDVSMRGAVSIARRVQDPLAELVKIDPKSIGVGMYQHDVDQKQLAETLQIVVESVVNRVGVDANTASPALLGHVSGIGPKLATRIVEYRNENGPFYSRQELQKVSGMGAKTFEQAAGFLRINGGKNPLDASAIHPESYPVAEAVVRDAALELSAPPEARATTLSAYRQRVPLEELAAQLGVGLPTLEDIFEQLIRPGRDPREDLSKPILRSDVLKMDDLVTGMSMKGTVRNVVDFGAFVDIGVKQDGLLHRSQIPRNQSLSVGDVIQVEILKVEIERGRISLGWA